One stretch of candidate division KSB1 bacterium DNA includes these proteins:
- a CDS encoding transporter yields MKKFFLIASVITIGMPAITQAGPPSGAGNNARDYIPAPAGTAAMITYWKHISGNKFYADGDKVSDNVGVSADVFILRPVYWTQVGSLVFDPQLLVVGQDQQVDAGAGGAAATGLADPVAVASFWVVNQPDNKFWMAVSPFFNIPIGEYNKERPAKSRFSETVPTGPMEPDRWVTAGLSVGSGLKEGLARTGTAWT; encoded by the coding sequence ATGAAGAAGTTTTTTCTTATCGCGAGCGTCATTACCATTGGCATGCCGGCCATTACCCAAGCTGGCCCGCCTTCTGGGGCGGGCAACAACGCCAGGGATTACATCCCAGCCCCTGCTGGGACGGCGGCGATGATCACGTACTGGAAGCACATCTCCGGCAACAAGTTCTATGCTGACGGCGACAAGGTATCAGACAATGTCGGCGTCAGCGCGGACGTGTTCATTCTGAGGCCGGTCTACTGGACACAAGTCGGTTCGCTCGTCTTTGATCCCCAGCTCCTGGTCGTCGGCCAAGACCAACAAGTGGATGCCGGAGCGGGTGGCGCAGCGGCCACGGGGCTCGCGGACCCAGTCGCCGTGGCGTCATTCTGGGTCGTGAATCAGCCGGACAACAAGTTCTGGATGGCTGTCAGTCCCTTCTTCAACATCCCGATCGGGGAGTACAATAAGGAACGTCCCGCAAAAAGTCGGTTTTCGGAAACCGTCCCCACCGGCCCGATGGAGCCTGACCGATGGGTGACTGCTGGGCTGTCGGTCGGCAGCGGCCTAAAAGAGGGGCTGGCACGAACCGGCACGGCATGGACATGA